In Arthrobacter sp. B3I9, the following are encoded in one genomic region:
- a CDS encoding cold-shock protein yields the protein MPTGKVKWYDKEKGFGFLAAEDGQEVFLPKSALPEGVTDLKAGTRVEFGVADGRKGAQALGLRVLDKTPSIAKAKRPSAKDLAPLVQDLVTVLDNLSGTLSAGKYPEGNKAKAIAVALRKVADELDA from the coding sequence GTGCCTACCGGCAAGGTCAAGTGGTATGACAAGGAAAAGGGCTTCGGGTTCCTCGCGGCTGAAGACGGCCAGGAAGTCTTCCTGCCCAAATCGGCGCTTCCCGAGGGCGTAACGGACCTCAAGGCGGGGACCCGTGTGGAGTTTGGCGTAGCTGACGGCCGCAAGGGCGCCCAGGCGTTGGGCTTGCGCGTGCTGGACAAGACGCCGTCCATCGCCAAGGCCAAGCGTCCCAGCGCCAAGGATCTTGCCCCGCTGGTCCAGGATCTTGTGACCGTTCTGGACAACCTTTCCGGAACTCTCTCGGCGGGCAAGTACCCGGAGGGCAACAAAGCCAAGGCGATCGCGGTGGCCCTTCGTAAGGTCGCCGACGAGCTGGACGCGTAA